From the genome of Paralichthys olivaceus isolate ysfri-2021 chromosome 4, ASM2471397v2, whole genome shotgun sequence:
aaTGTTACAACTGCAGTGTATCCTTCATGCTACCGTAGGCTAACACCTTGTCATCATATCTGTAACTATAGAAGCAGCACTGCCTCTTTTGTTAGTTACTACAAACTCTTAATAAGCGATGGCTAGAATTAGAAACTAATCTAAATTCGTCATTTTCCATTGATGTTAGTTTTGTGGAGGTCAAGCACATAGAGTGAAGCCTACTTCTGacataaataatgttttctaTCTTTGTCTTGTCCTAAAGTCTTTCTTTGAAGCTGCCAGCATGATGAGTCAGTTGTCCCACAAGCACCTGATCTTTAACTAcggcgtgtgtgtctgtggagaaGAGAGTAAGTTTGCTTTAGAGAGATGTACGACCCGTCTCTCTCCAGTTGTCATAACACAAGGATACAGTTTATCCTAGAAGGTCCacacagtttgcctttcattGAAGatcattgtgagtgtgtgtcattatGATGTAATGATAAGTCTACCATGCTCTACTTCTGTGAACCTGAGGTTTGGGGGATATTCTCACACACCTCTCCAGCACGCCTGCATTTTTCAGAAGTTGTACTGAAATAACAGTAGTGTTATCTGGAATAAACATATAGATACATGGGATTTAATGccagaaaacattttactgagtGACACTTCTGTTTCTGTGCTCGTGTTTAACACCTTCTGCAAAGAATAATAACATGaaagtttatttaaataatatgtGTAAAACTTGGGTTGTGGATTGCAAGTTATTGAGATGATGTTTAATTtctcacaagaaaaaaaatgactttCTTCCAGACATCATGGTGCAGGAGTATGGGAAGTTTGGCTCCATGGACACCTACTTGAAGAAGAACAAGAATTCTATAAACATCCTGTGGAAGCTTGAAGTGGCAAAGCAGCTGGCCTGGGCCATGAACTTCCTGGTACGTGTAGTGTCTGATTTGATGCATTTACACATTATTCACAAAGTTGCAATGcttcaaatgtaaacatgttaGATTCGGTacagaaattgaaataaaaactgacaaaTAAAGATAAGCGACTGATATATCTCTCCTTTTCTGTACCTGCAGGAAGAAAAGCAACTTGTCCATGGGAACGTGTGCGCTAAAAATGTTCACCTGATCAGAGAGGAGGACCGGAGGGCTGGAAACGCCCCTTTTATCAAACTGAGTGATCCTGGCATCAGCATCACTGTCCTACCCAAAGAAAGTGAGTCTTTTCtctgcttcagtgggatacactTCTTTAACCAACAGGGGGCAGTAAGAACCTATTTAAGAAGAGTGTGAGTCCAGGGAGAAAGTGTCATCTTCAAACTTTCATtccttcattgtgtgtgtggtaaacTGTAAAACACTGGTATGTTGAAAATATGGAAAAACAGATGATGGaagatgtttttcaaaaatagtttttatttttttgttgctcAATATGATAGAATACAGGAACACATTCAATTAATgcaaaaaatctaaatgtatttGTGATCAGTCTTGATCGAGAGGATCCCCTGGGTTCCCCCTGAGTGTATCGAGGACCCTACCAACCTGAGCCTGGCTGCAGACAAGTGGAGCTTTGGCACAACACTATGGGAGATCTGCAGTGGTGGGGAGAAACCTTTAGCAACACTTGACAACTCCAAGGTTAGTAAACAACTGTTTAGCAGcaaaatgtgtcattttacttacatataaaatctaaatgttgtttttcagctcGATCTATGTATTTAGAATCTGCACATTAAGAGCCTGTGTTTGTCTCGCAGAAAACCCTGTTCTACGAGGACCACGACCACCTTCCCGCACCAAAGTGGACTGAACTGGCTAATCTGATTACAAACTGCATGGACTACGAGCCTGAGTTCAGGCCAACATTCCGCGCCGTCATCCGTGATCTCCACAGCCTCTTCACACCAGGTTGGTGCACACCGATCACCAGCCCTCCGGCCAGAATACCCCAGATGGTGTCACAACGGGGAGTTTAGGTCGCAGCAGTGTTCAATCTTAAATTTCCTCACAGACGCATTTAGTGTTACACAATGCAACCAGCACCAGAGATGTGTCACAATACCCAGCTGGTTAGGATGGAACAGTGTCCTGTGTTAGCTGTGTCTGTCCCTTCGCTCCCTGCAGGTGTAGATATGCAGGTTTTAGCTTTCAAGGTGACATGACAAGAAGCATGGCTGCTCtcacaacaaaaatatatatatatatatatttattttatttttttaagtttgttgttaaaatgccttttttcttttgtgtgtgtagactATGAGATGATCGTGGACAGTGACATCCTGCCTAACAGGACAGCGAGCTCTGCCTGGTCGACTGGGGGCTTTGAGAATCAGGAGCCAGCTCAGTTTGAAGAGAGACACCTGATCTTCTTACAGCAGTTGGGCAAGGTAGGAAGACGTGTGGGAACTAACTCTTGTGCTTTGTGTGATCACAACTCCACTATTGTGGAAGAACAGAGAATTAATCACTATTATTTAAGGTTTTTCTTATAAAGTCAAAACActacaacaaaaagaaaaaactttctAAAAACATATATGGACtaactttgaaatgtttttcagtaTAATTCTTTCTTAGAGGTTTTTCATCTTAAATATTACGGGTCGATATGCACATAACCTGCGTGCATTTCCTCAAAGGGATGAAACTAAAACCAGCAAACATTTATGACGTTTCTGAGGCAAATATGGATTaaatgaaggtttttcataTTCTTTATATCTGGGTCTATATCTATGTCTTATAAGTGAATTATCATAGGATTATCATTTGATAGATTATTAACATTGTAGGCATTTACCAGTTATAGTAATGTGTTTCCGTCTATATTGAAATTTGTTTCACAACTCTTCTCTTCCCCATGAACACAATTGAAATGAAGCTCACAAAGTTCTGAACCTCactgtgtaaaaaaacacattgtgaaATATAAGCCAGCTGCTTGTTGATAGTGgttgtgtgtttcagggaaACTTTGGCAGTGTGGAGATGTGTCGATATGACCCACTTCAGGACAACACTGGAGAGGTGGTGGCTGTGAAGAAACTGCAGCACAGCACTACAGAGCACATACGAGACTTTGAGCGAGAGATTGAGATCCTGAAATCTCTGCAGCACGAGAACATTGTTAAATATAAAGGTGTTTGCTACAGTGCAGGTACAGTTGACGTGGTGTGGTTGGTATTTGAATGAAtttgttcctgttcctgtgcGTCTTCCATAACTAAAACCATAATTGTAAAGTCATGTACACACATTCACTACTCGACTTAATACTCTTAACCCCACTTAGATGATTGTAATCTTCACATTCAATCAAACAGAACTTTGTCATCAAACTAATCTGGCtataaaatgtacaaacattTAGAGCTGTTATGTTCATATAatgagtttgtttctttttctctcttcaggACGACGAAATCTCCGTCTCATCATGGAATATCTGCCTTTCGGAAGCCTGCGCGATTACCTCATGAAAAACAAGGAGAGGAACGACCACAAGAAGCTCGTACATTACACCTCTCAGATCTGCAAGGTGCGTCCCTCTGTCCACTTTTGTAACATGCTTGATGGAGCACCAGAGCGTCTGATGCATATTTGATATTTGGGTTTGGATTTCCACAGGGCATGGAGTACCTGTCCAGTAAGCGATACATCCACAGAGACCTGGCAACAAGAAACATCCTCGTGGAGAGTGAGCTCAGGGTGAAGATTGGAGATTTCGGCCTCACCAAAGTTCTGCCTCAGGATAAAGAGTACTACATGGTCAAAGAGCCGGGAGAGAGCCCCATATTCTGGTCAGACTGCTGAGCAgatatgtctgttgtttttctactgCTCTGTGTGATGTTTTGTTCTCCCTCACAAAGAAATCTGGAACATCCTCATGATACTTCAGTAACTGTAGCTAACCAATAATCTGTGACTAGAAATTCCTGTTAAGAAGTTGTTGTTGATCAAATCCTGTTTCCAATTGACTTTGCTGTGGAATCCAAACTGTGATACGTCCTGTTAAGTCGACCCCTGAATTCACTGACAGTATTTTACAGGTATGCTCCTGAGTCACTGACTGAGAGCAAGTTCTCTGTGGCGTCAGACGTGTGGAGCTTCGGAGTTGTACTTTACGAGCTCTTCACCCGCAGCGACAAGATCTGCAGCCCACCTGCAGTAAGTTTACTCACTGTGTGTTCAGCTTAACTCAGGTTCACTGTTTATGTGACCTAAGTGTAGAAAATGGGATGAAAATGGCTGAATGTTAATACAAAACAGATTCAGAGGAATTTAGTTATCAActgtgagaaaaaagaaaggagttGAAAAAAGTCGCAGCATCCAATCTTTAATAAGTGCAGCATACCTCGGCTCCAGTTTGATCCCATTTAATCAAACCAATCTTAATTTGTACGtcagcctcctctctcctctcactgccTGTTTGCTTCTCAACTTGTTCTATCATGTCAATGCAATGTAGAGACAGATATGACAGTTTATCTGGAAAGCAGTTTTAAATGTCAATGACACACGTTTAAACATGTTGTAAACTTTCACTGAACAAATTAATTGAGCACAAGATTCAGACCCTTCAGCCACTAATCTGTCTTTGTCTTGGCCGCCGtcattctcctcctcaggtGTTCATGTCGATGATGGGGAACGATAAGCAGGGACAGATGATCGTCTATCACCTCAATGAACTCCTTAAATCCGGCAGCAGGCTGCCCCAACCCCTGGGATGTCCCACAGAGGTACGGACATTTGCGGCTGATTTCATTCTGaagggacacacacacgttacataTCTTCCAACACATTGTTTACCCGTGCTTCCATTTAGTAGTATTTCATCGTAACTATTCTACAATATAattgatatattttaaaataaaagatatcaATTTCAATTAAAGTAGCAGATTTAGTTCACGTCGTTTGTCTGACTACAAAGCCGGCAGTAAGTTTCCCTGGTTTCCACAGTGTGATCATGAATTCTTTACTAATCGTGTTGTCGGTCTTCCTCTGCCTCGTCTCACAGATACATGAGGTCATGGAGGAGTGCTGGGACAACGACCCCTGCTTGCGTCCTTCTTTCAAAGAGCTCGTCCTGCGCATCGACCTGTTCAGGGACAGTAAGGAGTTTTAAAAATCACCCAAAGTGCCCTGCTCCTCTTCAGCCGCGTGGGCAAAGGGACAAAAGGCCAAAACGAGGTCCTTCTTGTGCTGAGTGCCAGAGCAGTTTGTGATTGGAAGAGTGATGGTTCAAAACCAGGACCAATTCAAAAACGTCTGCCAAGGTGCCTTTATGCAAGGCATTCAACTCAGTttctcattttagtttttttctgcttAGTGGCCAGCAGAAACCAAACGGAGGCTTGGATGTGTGGAAGTGTTGAAGGCGATTCGCTCAAACATCCTTGATAAACTTTTTTAAGATGAGTTAATGTTTTTTGGGACTTTGAGTAGATTATTGCCAGCTCTGAAGCTAAAGATGCTTGTGTCAAACAAGGTCTgcgtgagagagtgtgtgtgtgtgtctctgtgtgtgtgtgtgcgtgagagagtgTCCGTACAAACAGCTAGCAGGGCTAGCTCTCGTCTTGAAGAGTAATGGACTGATAGAGCTGAGTGTTTTCTATGTGTGTACATACTGACAGTATATTTGTGTACATATGTCCAGaaatttttataatttttataaaatgaaaatatcgTAAATACTACATTCGAGAACTGCCAGCAAGGTGTCAGTGTAAATGAAGCGCATACACAGGTGATTTAAAAATCCAtgattgttttatgtttttatcgtGAGAGGTGGTGTGAAAATTAAAGATGTTGAATTCAGTGTTATCTGTTTcaatttcttgtgtttttaatgtgaaaataatttgtACTAATCATTATCTTATTATCTTAAACACCGTATGTTTATCTTTAAcatctttaaaggtacagtgtgggTGTAAACTTTTATCTTATTACACTTGTTGGCTCATGTTTGGGTTTCTGCAAAAGGCAACGAACATAAAACGAACGGGAGTTAACGTCAGATCGCAAACCTACATTTGCCTACACTGTGTTTATCTTTGTGGGCGTCGGTGTCTTGAGTTACTTCAAGAATGTGAAGTGAGTCGAACGTGAGGCTTTCACCAAGCATTTGATCTTTTAAGGTTTTGTAGAAATGATAAAGATAGAAACTACATCACACTGACACCAACAGCTCTGATTGGGCCTTGTTATGTAAATGCAGTAATGGAGAGCtgtgagtgagaggaggagttTCCACCAACTATCTTAACTTCACTTTACAAAAGAGCTTTCATGCCCTAGAGGGGCAAAAAGTAATCAAGTGATTTAGGTACAAGATAAATATAGTAATTAATATAACATGAAAGGTTGAAAGACAGTAGAAAGCAATTTTGAGGAATTTGTAATCTCGACAAAACTAAATATGATTGTTTTCTACTTTTGGACTCATTTCTACCGAATAAAAACAAGATCAGAGGTTTCGTGCAAAATGATGCACGTCAATTATTCTGAAATCATAGCTGATCATTTTATTATGTTAAGAAAAAATCATGAGATTTATCCAAATATTCATTTTCCACATGAACAGTTGTAAGTAATAAATAACAACCTAAACGTAATAATGAATATTCTAGATATGATGTgaaaatatgcttttttttaGGTGATTACaaatcctgtaaaaaaaaaaaaaaaaacacattggaAATGATCCTTTCTTCAATCGCACATTCACAACAAGTCGCAATTTGGCTCATGCAACAGAAAATTGCAAAGAAAAACCTGTCACTCATTTAAAAACCACAATCATCCCGAAGCAAACACACCTTCAGCGGCTCAGTTCAAATAAAACTCTTTGGCTCTTCATGTGCCCTGCAGGTCTGAACCGCACGCTGacgctttattttgaaatccgGATGCAGCTTCGGTGAAGGTAGATgttgtgctcgaccaatcagcgCGGACTTCGTTAAAGGTTTTAATGAGTCGCAGCTGCTTGAAGAACTTCAGCTTGTTGTCGATCGTTCattgaaaaatgaagaaaacgtGAAGCAGCATCAGAGACGAGCAGGAGACCGATGGTTCCCAACCAGAGGCAGTTTGAATCTTCTGAcagtttctctgcagcaggTGAAGAATCATGTTTGTTCCGGGACTTCAGGTCGagtaacaacacacaacacgtgAGTCAGGTTcttattgttgttttgattcGGTTGACGGGAATTGTTCAAGctgctgcattttaatttgGAGGAGAAACAGTTTAAAGGTCTCACCGGAGACTTCACATCCtgtacttcagtaaaagtaTTAACATGATGCTAAAAACACGATGGTACAAGTATAAGTACTGCTTTTAAAATTCCAATTTAATAAAAGCacttatataataattattattattatcctaaTTTAAAGCACTCATTGGACTGAGAGAGCTGCACCCTCTACTGGTGAGCTGCTGTAACTTCAAGGCAAAAAAATACTAAATGACTCAAAATTGTTAATTAGATAAACTTAACGTAGATAAGTTACGGACTCTTGGTTCTACCCAAGAAAAGTTTCTCTCTAATGATATCTGTAAATGATTCTGTTAAAGTTCAAAGCTGATTATTTTTTAGTTCCAGACAGAATCAGAAAACTAAAAGAATCtgtatttaatttgttgtttcCTGGCGAAAGTTCGTTCAGTTCTTCAGAGTCGAGCTACAGCAACagttcagcagcaggttttaaaaaaaggttttaattgacctttttttgtctgtgcctgaagctgctgcttcagtagctcctgtgtctgtgcagtTTGCATGCTCATATCATGACGGTTGCTCTGTCAGTTGACTGCAGGACAGGAGCGCGGCCTGCAGAGGAACTGAAGATGACGTCAAGGAGAGCCGGACCCCCTGATGGTGGCTACGGCTGGGTGGTGGTCACGTCCGCCTTTTTCATCATGGGCCTCACTGCGGCTGTCCTCAAGAACTTCGGCGTCTTCTTCTTGGACATCCAGAGGCACTTTGGCGTCCTGAGCAGCACGGCCTCCTGGgtcacctccaccaccattGCCATGTTTCACCTCGGAGGTAAAGATGTGGTTTCAGCTTGATGATCTCGCTTGTTTTCTTAACTCTggatgttttttagtttttttatagttttgtgtTCCATCCTTTCCGCAGCCCCAGCAGCCAGTGTGCTGACCTTGAAGTTTTCTCAGAGGGTTGTCATCATAGTCGGGGGTCTGCTGACGGCCTCTGGGATGCTGCTGGCGTCTCTGGACCTCGGTCTTCCCTGGCTTTATCTCACCATGGGCGCCTTGCAAGGTGATGCACACTGAGGATGAACtattgttttctgacattttaaaattcaaacaatCCCCGTTAATCTATTGTTGCATTGTCTGTTTCCAGGAACGGGCATTTCCTTCTCTTGGATTCCTGCCAACAGCATAGTGAGCCACTACTTCATACGATGGCGTCCCATCGCCTACGCCATCGCCAGCTCAGGGGAGTGCGTCTTCGCCTTCATCTTCAGTCCCTTCTTCCACTGGCTCATCGAGATGTACAGCTGGCAGGGCGCCCTGCTCATTGTTGGAGGTCTTCAGCTCAACCTGTGTGTCTGCGGCGCCCTCATGAGGCCTCTGGAGACGACTCGGGGCTCAAGCCAAGAAACCAAAGACGCTCCAGAAGGAAATGCTGCTGCATCCATCTTCCAGGGCTCGTTGCTGAGAAAGCCTGAATTTATCCTCTATATCCTGTTTGCCATCTTTGCAGCGGCAGGTTTTTTCATCCCACCTCTCTTTCTAGTGCCCTTTGCCAACAGCGTGGGGATGGATAAATACTGGCCGGCCTCCCTCCTCTCGGTCCTGGCGCTGGCGGACCTGGCTGGAAGGCTGGTCTGTGGGTGGGTCGCCAACATGAGGCTGCTGAGgaacctgcagctgctcacCATGGTGGTCACTCTCGTCGGGGTcgtgctcctgctgctgccgaTCAGCCACAACTACTGGGCTATCGTATTCTTCACCTCGCTCTACGGCTTCCTGTTCGGCTGCATGGTGGCCATCCACATCACCGCCATCGTGGACATTGTAACGCTGGAGGGATTCGACAGCAGCCTGGGGATGTTGATGCTCTTCAGGAGCGTCGGCGGCTTCATCGGTCCACCAGCTGCAGGTGAGACTGTGGAGCCGCATGTGAATGAGTCATGAAttgttttgccttgtgaacgcAACATCTCAGGAAAATCTCCACGgcatcctttcaaatttggtgcaaaggTTCACGTGGACGCGCAGATGAAATTATTACAAAGCAAAAACATCGAGAGAATTTCTTCAGGTTCGGTACAAactgtcacttggactcaaaaatgagctgattagattttggtggttcaaaggtcacggtgacctgcTGTGGTTGTGAATGTGATGAATCAGGAACGCACAGGAAGAGGATTTCATTAGATCTGTCACAAACATTCACGTGGACTCAAGGATGAGCTGATTATCTTTACAACGCCCCAAGAGAAACTGGATTCAGATGTTCAGACTAAGTGATTAGATCTGgtttgtcaaaggtcaaaggtcacggtcgTCTCACAGAAATGTTTCTGGCACAAACGTCTCTGCAGGGAACAAAAAACCTGATCGTTCATTCGGCAGCTCTGGCCTCTTGTGTAAACGAGTGTTTTTTCATTGCAGGCTGGCTGGTGGATGAGACCAGTGACTACAGCGTTGCCTTCTACCTCTCCGGCCTGTGTCTCATTTCATCGTCGGTGTTTGTCGTCCTCGTCGACcgcctgcttcagaggagaaaacCTGCGGAGGCGGAAGTGCACCAGGCGGACAGTTCGCTGGAGAGCTGGGACGCAAAGAAAAGGTCAAGTGAGAGTTTTATAGAATTCTAACACGAGACATTTTTACCTGAATGAACTTGAACAACCGGTTGAGTTCCTTTTTGTATTTAACTGAAGTCAAATCTCCAAGAAcagcagcatgtgtgtttattatcGTTCTGAAAATTATTCAAGctctttatgtttttaatagCTTCTTAACAGTGGAGCTGTGAGAGAGGAATGTTTCTGTCAGATACTAAAAAAATGACAAGATGTTGGATTTGATCTTTTCACGGGATTTGTTGACTCGTCATAGTAATTATTTATCCTTGGCTATTTTTTTGCAGTATCACTACAGATTAATACTGAGCGAATCGTTCAGgcatatttatctttttcattaGATTAGATATGAGTTCAGATGACATAatgaatttaataataattcaaacagGTGTGTCCGAGTTCTGTTGAAgctaaatatgaaaataactGAATACGATTTTAGGAAAAACCAACAGtatcacttttgtttttagCTGTATATGAACAAGGCTGCTAGCCACATGTGTATAACTCAGGTTTCTCTGTTGGTTTTCTGTGTTACTGGTGTTGGCACTTTGAAGATTATCTTAAGCTTTTATAATTAATATCCAAAATGTTGTTCAATCAGTTGAACAGAAGCTTCATGATCTTTGAACGATCATTCTTTTACTGTAAAACTCTGGTCGCCGTGCGCACAATTTTCCACTGCACTGTTTTCTAAGTTGATATTTAAAGCCATGTCAGGGAATTGGTTTTAACAAATGGTTTCAGGTTTACATTTGCACATCTTATATTTTAACTTTGTTTCTCTATATATcgggttaaaaaaaataacattttaagaATTAAATCGCTGCGCTGAAGGTTTAAAACGTCTCTTCTGTGTGACTCTTCCTGCTCCATCTATATTATTTGTTTGCCCACTGCTACTGAAACTGAAACCAGTATGAggatatttatgtattttaagaaTCTGTGGTATGTACATAAGTTCACTTATGTAACTAAATTCTTAAATTAGGTGCAGCTGGTTTCACGTGGTTAAAAATAGTTGAAATTTAACCTGCAGCATCTTTTACACTGATTTTTAATTATCGTCTCAAATAACACGATTAcactggttccagcttctcagtGTGAATTTGAAAGTTTCAGACTGTTG
Proteins encoded in this window:
- the LOC109637093 gene encoding monocarboxylate transporter 13 isoform X1, which gives rise to MVPNQRQFESSDSFSAAVDCRTGARPAEELKMTSRRAGPPDGGYGWVVVTSAFFIMGLTAAVLKNFGVFFLDIQRHFGVLSSTASWVTSTTIAMFHLGAPAASVLTLKFSQRVVIIVGGLLTASGMLLASLDLGLPWLYLTMGALQGTGISFSWIPANSIVSHYFIRWRPIAYAIASSGECVFAFIFSPFFHWLIEMYSWQGALLIVGGLQLNLCVCGALMRPLETTRGSSQETKDAPEGNAAASIFQGSLLRKPEFILYILFAIFAAAGFFIPPLFLVPFANSVGMDKYWPASLLSVLALADLAGRLVCGWVANMRLLRNLQLLTMVVTLVGVVLLLLPISHNYWAIVFFTSLYGFLFGCMVAIHITAIVDIVTLEGFDSSLGMLMLFRSVGGFIGPPAAGWLVDETSDYSVAFYLSGLCLISSSVFVVLVDRLLQRRKPAEAEVHQADSSLESWDAKKRSSESFIEF
- the LOC109637093 gene encoding monocarboxylate transporter 13 isoform X2, which codes for MTSRRAGPPDGGYGWVVVTSAFFIMGLTAAVLKNFGVFFLDIQRHFGVLSSTASWVTSTTIAMFHLGAPAASVLTLKFSQRVVIIVGGLLTASGMLLASLDLGLPWLYLTMGALQGTGISFSWIPANSIVSHYFIRWRPIAYAIASSGECVFAFIFSPFFHWLIEMYSWQGALLIVGGLQLNLCVCGALMRPLETTRGSSQETKDAPEGNAAASIFQGSLLRKPEFILYILFAIFAAAGFFIPPLFLVPFANSVGMDKYWPASLLSVLALADLAGRLVCGWVANMRLLRNLQLLTMVVTLVGVVLLLLPISHNYWAIVFFTSLYGFLFGCMVAIHITAIVDIVTLEGFDSSLGMLMLFRSVGGFIGPPAAGWLVDETSDYSVAFYLSGLCLISSSVFVVLVDRLLQRRKPAEAEVHQADSSLESWDAKKRSSESFIEF